Proteins from a single region of Hydra vulgaris chromosome 12, alternate assembly HydraT2T_AEP:
- the LOC136089001 gene encoding uncharacterized protein LOC136089001 has product MHRQSTSGAYVKKRKYMGKKKMPVKPRFKSNQSSSSNSVSSNCSSCLNDSFSSPNISNDDLNSSILSSNEGSPDQSNQISFNDLEPNFSGNVDNDSLFLKQQPIRTSSPINLEKSNDFSFTTIYNETSSTNTSFEDLYENAMVSTISLKNQISTLATKHQLSSAAVGDIFKLISNILLIPNKCPSYYQYNKDFSDILIDSHDVDGGIIYVLPFQEQISNLLKNNPNSQTLVKCIDQDSLFCDISDGTQFPIIQPNVLYFLLNTDGLTPILSCKTSVWPLLLSFLDISPSKRRKLHNIVLVGLYIGHFSKPNWSQFLPILTNCISKGVYIDPFHLRCKIVALVADLPAKSSICNIQNFNAKFGCSLCLIEGAYSKVHHKMLFPIQKIFILRNNATYADHRIRATEENPVFGVKGKTALTDLISLPICAPLDIIIALKQ; this is encoded by the exons atgcataGACAGTCGACATCAG GTGCCTATGTTAAGAAAAGAAAGTATATGGGAAAGAAAAAAATGCCAGTAAAACCAAGGTTTAAATCCAACCAATCTTCTTCATCTAACTCAGTTTCTTCAAATTGCTCTTCTTGTTTGAATGACAGTTTTTCTAGTCCAAATATATCTAATGATGATTTGAATTCTTCAATTTTGAGTTCCAATGAAGGTTCTCCAGATCAATCTAATCAGATATCTTTTAATGATTTAGAGCCTAATTTTTCTGGAAATGTTGACAAtgattctctttttttaaaacaacaaccaaTTCGAACATCATCTcctataaatttagaaaaaagtaaCGATTTTTCATTTACCACTATTTATAATGAAACCTCATCTACAAATACATCGTTTGAAGATCTATATGAAAATGCTATGGTATCAAcgattagtttaaaaaatcaaatttctaCTTTAGCTACAAAACATCAGTTATCAAGTGCGGCTGTTGgtgatatatttaaacttatttcaaatattttattaattcctAATAAGTGCCCTTCATACTATCAGTATAACAAAGATTTTTCAGATATACTAATTGACTCACATGATGTTGATGGAGGAATTATTTATGTTCTTCCCTTTCAAGAACAGATCTCCAATCTATTAAAGAACAACCCTAATAGTCAAACTCTGGTAAAATGCATTGACCAAGATTCATTATTTTGTGATATAAGTGATGGAACACAATTTCCAATAATTCAGCCAAATGTTctttactttcttttaaatacaGATGGCCTGACACCAATTTTATCATGTAAAACGTCAGTTTGGCCTTTACTTTTATCTTTCTTAGATATCTCTCCGAGTAAACGTAGAAAACTCCATAATATTGTATTAGTTGGTCTGTACATTGGTCATTTTTCTAAACCAAACTGGTCGCAATTTCTTCCTATCCTTACCAATTGTATTTCCAAAGGTGTATACATAGATCCTTTTCACCTAAGATGTAAAATTGTTGCTTTGGTTGCTGACCTGCCTGCAAAAAGTAGCATATGTAACATTCAGAATTTTAATGcaaa atttggaTGCAGTTTATGTTTAATTGAAGGCGCTTATAGCAAAGTTCACCACAAGATGCTTTTtcctattcaaaaaatatttattcttagAAATAATGCAACCTATGCAGATCACCGTATACGTGCAACTGAAGAAAATCCTGTTTTTGGTGTTAAGGGAAAGACAGCTTTAACAGATTTGATTTCACTGCCTATTTGTGCACCTCTTGAT attataatagctttgaaacaatga